One Pyrus communis chromosome 4, drPyrComm1.1, whole genome shotgun sequence genomic region harbors:
- the LOC137731376 gene encoding toll/interleukin-1 receptor-like protein, with translation MAGEDDDGDAISSTPGGFRLRWDVFLSFRGEDTRSTITKSLYEALKSRGVRVFLDDDGLDRGDDIAPSLLEAIDDSAAAIVVLSRRYADSRWCLEELAKICESSRRCLILPVFYQVDPSDVRRQGGPFSEHFSAHELQYGNAVVSKWRDAMAKVGGKAGYVCKSCWYLTVY, from the coding sequence ATGGCGGGAGAAGACGACGACGGCGACGCCATTTCGTCAACCCCGGGTGGCTTCCGGCTACGCTGGGACGTGTTCCTGAGTTTCAGAGGAGAAGACACGCGCTCAACAATCACGAAGAGCTTGTACGAGGCCCTCAAAAGCCGCGGCGTCCGAGTCTTCTTAGACGACGACGGTTTGGACCGCGGGGACGACATCGCCCCGAGCCTGCTGGAAGCGATCGACGACTCGGCGGCCGCAATCGTCGTCTTGTCGCGGAGATACGCCGATTCGAGGTGGTGCTTGGAGGAGCTGGCTAAGATATGCGAGAGCAGCAGGAGGTGTCTGATTCTGCCTGTGTTCTACCAAGTGGATCCCTCCGACGTCCGTCGACAGGGGGGGCCGTTTTCTGAACATTTTTCAGCTCACGAACTGCAGTATGGAAACGCCGTCGTCTCGAAGTGGAGGGACGCCATGGCCAAAGTCGGTGGCAAAGCCGGTTACGTTTGCAAATcctgttggtatttgacagtttactaa